A window from Rana temporaria chromosome 8, aRanTem1.1, whole genome shotgun sequence encodes these proteins:
- the LOC120910135 gene encoding zinc finger protein OZF-like, whose amino-acid sequence MIVSGEQQSMENVYPPYSQHFTQEDPSISQDEELKDIKVEVTEEEKETMVSGDRQSMEEGEMIMKSEQTKFSLCIDTSGHYVSKNISSEYKATSQCSPGVKRITQIIHHKTYQMERSWDFSDPEESSDDPHTIIIESHSTNPSTDPSNPEESSLNHEGSHTRKRSLSRRMSGKALKETGESPIQQKRYKPYSCPECGKNCNQKGNLIIHQRLHTGERPYSCSECGKGFIQKGTLLTHQTIHTGERPYACSECGKRFSYKALLTQHLRIHTSEHPYSCRECGKRFKWKGNLLKHQRGHTGELPFSCSECGKGFIQKDNLLIHQRIHTSEHPYSCRECGKSFKRKGNLLMHQRGHTGERPFSCSECGKGFMKKDNLLVHQRIHTGERPFSCSVCGKSFTQKSVLYRHQKIHTD is encoded by the exons ATGATCGTTAGTGGAGAACAGCAGTCTATGGAGAACGTCTATCCTCCATATTCCCAGCATTTCACACAGGAAGATCCCAGCATCTCTCAG GATGAAGaactgaaagacatcaaagttgaggtaacagaggaagaaaaagagacGATGGTGAGTGGGGAtcggcagtctatggaggagggggagatgattaTGAAAAGTGAACAGACGAAATTTTCACTTTGTATCGACACAA GTGGACACTACGTCTCGAAAAATATATCTTCAGAATATAAAGCCACATCACAATGTTCTCCCGGAGTAAAACGCATTACACAAATAATACATCATAAAACCTATCAAATGGAGAGATCCTGGGATTTCTCTGATCCTGAGGAATCTTCTGATGATCCACATACTATTATTATTGAATCTCACAGTACAAATCCATCAACAGATCCATCAAATCCCGAGGAATCTTCTTTAAACCATGAAGGATCTCACACAAGAAAGCGCTCCTTGTCACGTAGAATGTCTGGGAAAGCTTTGAAAGAAACTGGAGAGTCTCCTATACAACAGAAACGTTATAAGCCTTACTCATGTCCGGAGTGTGGGAAAAATTGCAATCAGAAAGGCAACTTAATTATTCACCAGAGACTTCACACTggcgagcgtccttattcatgttcagaatgTGGGAAAGGTTTCATTCAGAAAGGAACCCTTCTTACACACCAAACAATTCATACGGGTGAGCGTCCCTAcgcatgttcagagtgtgggaaacgtTTTAGTTATAAGGCACTACTTACTCAACACCTGAGAATACACACGAGTGAGCATCCCTATTCATGTCGAGAGTGTGGGAAGAGATTCAAATGGAAAGGAAATCTTCTTAAACACCAGAGAGGACACACGGGTGAGCTTCCTTTCtcgtgttcagagtgtgggaaaggtTTCATTCAGAAAGACAACCTTCttatacaccagagaattcacacgagtGAGCATCCCTATTCGTGTCGAGAGTGTGGGAAGAGTTTCAAACGGAAAGGAAATCTTCTTATGCACCAGAGAGgacacacgggtgagcgtcctttctcgtgttcagagtgtgggaaaggtTTCATGAAGAAAGACAACCTTCTtgtacaccagagaattcacacgggtgagcgtccctttTCGTGTTCAGTGTGCGGGAAAAGTTTCACCCAGAAAAGTGTCCTTTACCGACATCAGAAAATTCACACAGACTAA
- the LOC120910134 gene encoding zinc finger protein OZF-like, with product MIVSGEQHSMENVYPPYSQDFTKEEPSISQDEELKDIKVEVKEEEKETMVSGDRQSKEEREMIMESEQAESSLCIDTSGHYVSKNISSEYKATSQCSPGVKRITQIIHHKTYQMERSWDFSDPEESSDDPHTIIIESHSTDKSTDPSNPEESSLNHEGSHTGERSLSRRMSGKALKETGEPPIQQKRYKPYSCPECGKYFNQNRALIIHVRSHTGERPFSCSDCGKCFSDKGYLLNHQKLHTGERPYSCSECGKGFIKKGTLLIHQRIHTGEYPYACSECGKCFSCKEVLTRHLRIHTGEHPYSCPECGKNFKWKGNLLIHQRIHTGERPFSCSECGKGFIQKDNLLVHQRSHTGERPFSCSECGKGFMQKDNLLIHQRSHTGERPYSCSVCGKSFPQKCVLNRHQKIHAD from the exons ATGATTGTTAGTGGAGAACAGCATTCTATGGAGAACGTCTATCCTCCGTATTCCCAGGATTTCACAAAGGAAGAACCCAGCATCTCTCAG GATGAAGaactgaaagacatcaaagttgaggtaaaagaggaagaaaaagagacGATGGTGAGTGGGGATCGGCAGTCTAAGGAGGAGCGGGAGATGATTATGGAAAGTGAACAGGCGGAATCTTCACTTTGTATCGACACAA GTGGACACTACGTCTCGAAAAATATATCTTCAGAATATAAAGCCACATCACAATGTTCTCCCGGAGTAAAACGCATTACACAAATAATACATCATAAAACCTATCAAATGGAGAGATCCTGGGATTTCTCTGATCCTGAGGAATCTTCTGATGATCCAC ATACTATTATTATTGAATCTCACAGTACAGATAAATCAACAGATCCATCAAATCCAGAGGAATCTTCTTTAAACCATGAaggatctcacacaggagagcgcTCCTTGTCACGTAGAATGTCTGGGAAAGCTTTGAAAGAAACTGGAGAGCCTCCTATACAACAGAAACGTTATAAGCCTTACTCATGTCCGGAGTGTGGGAAATATTTCAATCAGAATAGAGCCTTAATTATTCACgtgagatctcacacaggagaacgTCCTTTCTCATGTTCTGACTGCGGTAAATGTTTTAGTGACAAAGGATATCTTCTTAATCACCAGAAACTTCACACTg gagagcgtccttattcatgttcagaatgTGGGAAAGGTTTCATTAAGAAAGGAACCCTTCTTATACACCAAAGAATTCATACGGGTGAGTATCCCTAcgcatgttcagagtgtgggaaatgttttagtTGTAAGGAAGTACTTACTCGACACCTGAGAATACACACGGGTGAGCATCCCTATTCATGTCCAGAGTGTGGGAAGAATTTCAAATGGAAAGGAAATCTTCTTATACACCAGAGAAtacacacgggtgagcgtcctttctcatgttcagagtgtgggaaaggtTTCATTCAGAAAGACAACCTTCTTgtacaccagagaagtcacacaggtgagcgtcctttctcatgttcagagtgtgggaaaggtTTCATGCAGAAAGACAACCTTCTTatacaccagagaagtcacacgggtgagcgtccttattcgtgtTCAGTGTGCGGGAAAAGTTTCCCCCAGAAATGTGTCCTCAACCGACATCAGAAAATTCATGCAGACTAA